A stretch of Henckelia pumila isolate YLH828 chromosome 4, ASM3356847v2, whole genome shotgun sequence DNA encodes these proteins:
- the LOC140862482 gene encoding uncharacterized protein codes for MANQNGNHPNLEELVTQAVQRALAERGEANPPHPDHNAQLEEIKKLKEEMEQLRKKQAGYLATTTRNIPFTQEILDADLPKQFKLPHVGEYDGKGDPEDHLARFENAALLHKYSDQIKCRSFLTTLIGPTQQWFNMLRPGEIKEFKDFSKSFLHHFASSKKHPTTTFSLFAIKQREHENLRTYIRRFSALALEVPMATPDLLISAFMQGLDTKDFLKSLIKRSPETYEKLLARAKKYVNMEEIQVSRAAVKRERPKSPKNNRVPSSNSGIGQSFRPALLGEFTSFTPLRMSKVRALQICDDRKLTQRPPWTEKGPRNRESDKYCHFHNEYGHTTENCRQLDQDIERII; via the coding sequence aTGGCTAATCAGAATGGAAATCACCCAAATTTAGAGGAGTTAGTAACTCAGGCTGTTCAGAGGGCTTTGGCGGAAAGGGGTGAGGCCAATCCCCCGCACCCCGATCATAATGCCCAACTCGAGGAGATCAAAAAGTTGAAGGAAGAGATGGAGCAGCTAAGGAAGAAGCAGGCCGGGTACCTAGCTACCACAACCAGAAACATTCCTTTTACTCAGGAGATATTGGACGCCGATCTCCCCAAACAATTCAAATTGCCTCACGTCGGGGAGTATGATGGTAAAGGAGATCCTGAAGACCATTTAGCACGCTTTGAGAATGCAGCTCTGTTGCATAAATATTCTGATCAGATCAAGTGCCGGTCTTTCCTTACTACTCTTATAGGACCAACCCAGCAATGGTTCAATATGCTACGCCCTGGGGAGATCAAGGAGTTCAAGGATTTTAGCAAATCTTTTTTGCATCACTTTGCTAGCAGCAAAAAGCATCCTACCACTACTTTCAGCCTCTTTGCAATCAAGCAACGAGAACATGAAAATTTGAGAACATATATCCGCAGGTTTAGTGCCTTGGCTCTCGAGGTACCCATGGCTACCCCAGACCTGCTCATCAGTGCCTTCATGCAAGGACTGGATACGAAGGATTTTCTCAAATCTCTAATAAAGAGGTCGCCGGAGACATACGAGAAATTACTCGCCCGAGCTAAGAAATATGTCAACATGGAAGAAATACAGGTCTCGCGAGCAGCTGTGAAGAGGGAACGACCAAAAAGTCCAAAGAATAATAGGGTTCCGAGCAGTAATTCCGGGATAGGACAATCATTCCGACCCGCACTATTGGGAGAATTCACCTCTTTCACTCCTTTGCGCATGAGCAAAGTCCGAGCTCTTCAAATTTGTGACGATCGGAAACTCACGCAAAGACCTCCATGGACTGAAAAGGGACCTCGAAATAGGGAATCAGATAAGTATTGTCACTTTCACAATGAGTATGGGCATACTACGGAGAACTGTCGTCAATTAGATCAAGATATTGAAAGGATAATATAG
- the LOC140862483 gene encoding agamous-like MADS-box protein AGL11, protein MGRGKIEIRRIENSTSRQVTFSKRRSGLIKKARELSILCDAEVGLIVFSSTGKLYEFASTSVNSVIERYHKINKEDNDQLLNPSSQIKFWQREAASLRKQLQDLQENHRQLLGEGISGLSVEQLQNLENQIEKSLKGVRMQKDQLLMDEIKGLNQKGYLIYQENIKLWKKVHCVRSKPNDHRVSPISYAMIDDKYKLSNLEPLETANMFELGTREKTEGSQEERVDLERSTSRSLQITTDLRPWLQGFRPPVFAKIGRATGRFRRRKMRRFLAHAEKPHKVQFIGRILSPIRRISKPKLRLPCRELRKFGVNFPVVRWAIGTGDGAVVVAASCSSFRSEFCR, encoded by the exons ATGGGTCGGGGAAAGATCGAAATCCGTAGGATCGAGAACTCGACGAGCCGGCAAGTGACTTTCTCCAAGAGGAGGAGTGGCTTGATCAAGAAGGCTAGGGAATTATCAATCCTTTGTGATGCTGAAGTGGGATTGATTGTTTTCTCAAGCACTGGAAAGTTATATGAATTTGCAAGCACAAG CGTGAATTCGGTCATAGAGAGATAccataaaataaacaaagagGATAATGATCAGCTGCTGAATCCTTCTTCACAGATCAAG TTTTGGCAAAGGGAAGCAGCAAGCCTGAGGAAGCAACTGCAGGACTTGCAAGAAAACCACAG GCAGCTTTTAGGAGAAGGTATTTCGGGGTTGAGTGTGGAACAACTCCAAAATCTTGAAAACCAGATAGAAAAGAGTTTGAAAGGAGTGCGCATGCAAAAG GATCAATTGCTGATGGATGAAATCAAAGGATTAAACCAGAAG GGATACTTGATTTATCAAGAAAATATCAAGTTATGGAAGAAG GTTCATTGTGTTAGAAGCAAACCAAATGATCACAGAGTTTCCCCGATCTCTTACGCCATGATCGACGACAAATATAAGTTAAGCAATCTCGAGCCACTGGAGACTGCAAACATGTTCGAGTTGGG AACCAGAGAGAAAACAGAGGGCTCTCAGGAAGAACGCGTAGATCTGGAAAGATCAACCAGTCGTTCTCTACAGATTACTACAGATTTAAGGCCATGGCTTCAG GGTTTCAGGCCGCCGGTTTTTGCAAAAATCGGCCGAGCTACAGGCCGTTTCAGACGGCGGAAGATGAGGCGTTTTCTTGCCCATGCTGAGAAACCTCACAAAGTTCAGTTTATTGGCCGGATTCTGTCTCCCATCCGTCGGATTTCGAAGCCAAAGCTTCGACTGCCATGTCGCGAGCTTCGAAAATTCGGGGTCAATTTTCCGGTCGTTCGATGGGCAATCGGGACGGGTGATGGGGCAGTCGTGGTCGCCGCCTCGTGCTCAAGTTTCCGGTCGGAATTTTGCCGGTAa